The Apibacter raozihei DNA segment AATCGATTTTATTAACTCCGGACAACGTAAAATTTTACCTGTTTTTTTATCCATAAAATATAGAGTAGTTGACCCTGTAGTTAATACAATTTCATCTTGATTTCTTATCTCATATTCAAAAAAAATTCGCACTCCGTCTGGTAATTTATTTATATAAGTTGTTACTGATAATTCATCATCATAGCGTCCGGGTTTTATATATTTCACAGATAAATCTGCGACCGGCAACATTACTCCGCTGTCTTCTATATCTTTGTAAGACAAACCTATAGACCTAAATAATTCGACTCTTCCTACTTCAAAATAGGATGGATAATTTCCATAATAGATATAGCCCATTTGATCGGTTTCTCCATATCTTACTCTTACTTTGGTT contains these protein-coding regions:
- a CDS encoding acyl-CoA thioesterase — protein: MIKVTTKVRVRYGETDQMGYIYYGNYPSYFEVGRVELFRSIGLSYKDIEDSGVMLPVADLSVKYIKPGRYDDELSVTTYINKLPDGVRIFFEYEIRNQDEIVLTTGSTTLYFMDKKTGKILRCPELIKSIMKPFFE